The genomic region CGGCCGCGAACGCCGCCGCGGCGTCGCGTTCGGCCTGCCACATCGCCGCGAGCGAGTAGCACGTCCCGCGGTCGCCGAGCGACTCGGCGACGACCAGGCGTTGGTCGACGAGCCGTCGAAGCGGCGCGCGCAACGCGCCGCCGTCGACCTCGAGGATCCGGGCGGCCGCGGCGATCAGCTCGGCCTCCGGCGCGTGCAAGTGGCCGTCTGCGCCGAACTCGCCGAGGACGTGGACGAGGCCGGCTTCGAGCCGCTCGGGCGCGTCCGCCGCGATGCCGAGGCTGCGCGCGATGCGGTCGGCCGTGCGAAACCCGATGCCCCAGATGTCGAGGCACAGCCGGTACGGGTTGTCGCGGATGATCGCGACCGCGTCGCCGCCGTATTTCTTGAAGATGCGCGCCGCGTACGCGCTCGACACGCCGTGGCCGCGCAGGAACACCATCACGTTCTGGACGTCGCGCTGCTCGACCCACACGGCGGCAATTTTTTCGGCGCGCGCCGGGCCGATGCCGTCGACCTCGCGCAGGCGCGTCGGGTCGGCGTTGATCACGTCGAGCGTGCGCAGGCCGAACTTTGCGACGATCCGCTTGGCCAGCTCGGGGCCGATGCCGGGGATCAGCCCGGAGCCGAGGTAGCGCTCGATGCCGACGAGCGTCTCGGGGGCCTTGGTGGCGTACGACGCGACCTTGAACTGGCGACCGTAGCGCGGGTCGTCGACCCAGGCCCCGTGCAGCATCAGCGCGGTCCCCGGCGCGACCCCCGCGAGCGCACCGACGACCGTGACCTCGCCGCCGCCGGCCTCCGGCGCCACCTTCGCGACCGTCCAGTGGGTCGCGTCGTTGTGATAGACGATGCGCTCGAGCGTGCCCGCGAGCGTCGTCGCCGTGTCGCCTCCGTCGGCCACCGGCTGCATGATAGACCGCCGCAACCGCCGGCGAAACGGCGCGCGGCGCGGCTGGCGGCGGCGCGCCGGGGCGGCCGGAAGCCGGACCGCGCCCGGCGCGCGATCGGGCGCTACATGTGCAGGCCGCCGTCGATGTCGACGACGCGGCCGTTGAAGTAGTCGCACTCGACGATGAACTTGACGCCGAGCCAGATGTCGTGCGGCACGCCGATGCGGCCGACCGGGATCGCCGCGACGAGCGCGTCGCGCGCCTTCTGGTTCATGCCGCGCGTCATCGGCGTCTCGACCATGCCGGGCGCGATCGCGCCGACGCGGATGCCGAACGGCGCGAACTCGCGCGCCCACGTCACCGTGTTGGCCGCGAGCGCCGCCTTGGCGGCGACGTAGTTCGACTGGCCGCGGTTGCCGTGGCGCGCGAGCGACGACATGTTGATCACGACGCCGCCGTTGCCGAGCGCGACCATCTTGGCGACGGCGTCGCGGACGATCCAGGTTGCGCCGGTGAGGTTGACGTCGATGACCGCTTGCCAGTTGTCGCGCGACATCTTGATGATCTCGCCGGTCTTGCGGTCCTTTTTGACCAGCAGGCCGTCGCGCAGGATGCCGGCGTTCGAGATCACGCCGTTGAGTCCGCCCATCTTGTCGGCGGCCCAGTCGGTGAACGCCTCGGTGTCGGCCTCGCTCACCACGTCGAGCCGGCGGGTGTGGACCGTGCCGGGGGCGTCCGCGGTTTCGGCGGCGAGCGCCGCGAGTCCCTCCTCGTTGACGTCGCCGGCCGCGACCTGGCCGCCGGCCAGCGCGATCTGCTTGGCGAAGTAGGCGCCCATGCCGCCGCCGGCGCCGGTGATGATGATCTTGAGGTCTTCGAGCTTCATGGTGTGTCCTCCGCGCGGCGCGCGGGGGCGCCGCAGGTGGGTCTTATGTCAGGTGAGTCGCTGGCGCAACCACCGGGCGATGTGCGGATACAGGCGCTCGCGCGCGCGGCTGCCGACGACCGCGCCGACGTGGCCGCCCGGCACCCGCAGCACGTCCGTGTCGGCCGAACCGGCCAGCGCGCACAGCGCGGTCGCCGCGTCCGGCGGGCAGATCGTGTCGCGCTCCGCGACGACCGCGAGGATCGGGCAGCGAAGCGCGGCGAGGTCGACGCGGCGGCCGAGCGCGCGGTGCGTGCCGGTGACGAGGCCGTTTTGCTGGTACAGCTCGCGGATGTACGTGCGATACGCGGCGGCCGGAAACGGAATGTTGTCGCTCGCCCACGTCTCGAGCGCGACGAACGCGTCGACGGCGGCCTCGTCGTGGGCGCGGTCGGCCAGGCCGACCCACTTGGCGACCTGCTGGGTCGGCCGCAGCATCACGAAGCCGCTTTGCATCTGCTGCGGTGACACGTTGCCCGCGTCGGCGACGGCGTCGGCGTCGAACCAGCGCGCATCGACCGCCCGCGCCAGCGCGCCGCCGGCGCGAAAGTCGAACGGGCCGAGCAGGTTGACGAACGCCGCGACCGAGTCGGAGTGGAGCGCGGCGTAGATGCCGGCGACCGTCGCGCCCATGCAGTAGCCGAGCAGCGCGACGCGTTCGGCGCCGGTGTCGCGCGATACGCGGCGCACGGCGCGGGCCAGCCGGCGGAGCACGGCGTCCCAGTCGAGGTAGCGGTCCTCGTCGTGAGGGACGCCCCAGTCGTAGCACCACACGTCGAGGCCGGCCGCGAGCAGCCCTTCGACGAGGCTCGCGCCGCGGCGCAGGTCGACGACGTACCAGCGGTTGATGAGCGACGGCACGATCAGCACCGGCGTGCGCGGTGCCGCCGGGGCGCCGGCGGGGGCGTCGAAACGGTACAGCGTGGCCGAACCCTCGCGCAGCACGGCGGCGCGGGGAGTCGGCGCGAGCGCGGGGCGCCCGAAGGCGCCCCACGCAGACGTCGACGGGGCGAGCACCGGTTACGCCCTCGCCCCCGCCCACAGGTCGGCGGCCTTGCGCGTCGACTCCAGCGCGATGCGGCGCCACTCGGCCGCCAGCGACTTGTTGTAGTCGAGCAGCTCCTTGGCCTGGTCGTACATCGCCGACTCCAGCTCGGCCAGCTCGGCCAGCCACGCGTCGAGCCGCTGGAAGCCGTCGCGCGACATCTGCGCGAACGTGTCGAGCGGATTCGGGGTGGCTTGTGCGGTTTCGGTCTTCTTGCTCATGGTCTCCTCCGAACTTCCGCGAGGTCGGGTACGCCGCCGCCGACCAGAACGCGGATGGTTGTGCAGTGCAAAATGGCGTACCCGGCGCTCGCGAGCAGGCCCCACGTGGCGGACACGGCGGGGTTGCGGACGCCGGCGGCGTACAGCGTGAAGTGCAGGCCCATGCCGACGACGGCGGCCGTGGCGGCGCCGGCGCGCGACAGGCGCGTCGGCAGCACGCCGAACAGGATGGGCACGGTGCTCGCGGCGACGATGCCGTAGACGCCGACCTGGCCGAAGATGCCGAGCAACGCCGGCGGATCGAGCGCGATCGCGAACGCGACGACGCCGAGGCCGATGAGGATCACGCGGCTTACGCGGTGGGCGATCGCGGCGCGCTGCTCCGGCGTGCGGTCGGCCAGCAGGTTGCGCTCGGTAAGGCCGAGAAAC from Deltaproteobacteria bacterium harbors:
- a CDS encoding SDR family oxidoreductase, with amino-acid sequence MKLEDLKIIITGAGGGMGAYFAKQIALAGGQVAAGDVNEEGLAALAAETADAPGTVHTRRLDVVSEADTEAFTDWAADKMGGLNGVISNAGILRDGLLVKKDRKTGEIIKMSRDNWQAVIDVNLTGATWIVRDAVAKMVALGNGGVVINMSSLARHGNRGQSNYVAAKAALAANTVTWAREFAPFGIRVGAIAPGMVETPMTRGMNQKARDALVAAIPVGRIGVPHDIWLGVKFIVECDYFNGRVVDIDGGLHM
- a CDS encoding alpha/beta fold hydrolase — translated: MLAPSTSAWGAFGRPALAPTPRAAVLREGSATLYRFDAPAGAPAAPRTPVLIVPSLINRWYVVDLRRGASLVEGLLAAGLDVWCYDWGVPHDEDRYLDWDAVLRRLARAVRRVSRDTGAERVALLGYCMGATVAGIYAALHSDSVAAFVNLLGPFDFRAGGALARAVDARWFDADAVADAGNVSPQQMQSGFVMLRPTQQVAKWVGLADRAHDEAAVDAFVALETWASDNIPFPAAAYRTYIRELYQQNGLVTGTHRALGRRVDLAALRCPILAVVAERDTICPPDAATALCALAGSADTDVLRVPGGHVGAVVGSRARERLYPHIARWLRQRLT